One genomic segment of Caldisericia bacterium includes these proteins:
- the nusG gene encoding transcription termination/antitermination factor NusG yields MSKEKVVEKEKKEKRWYIVHTYSGMEERVKKNLEQRIETYSMQNKIFRVEVPVDWKVKLKDGKRQIVPEKVYPGYILVEMIMDDESWYIVRNTPGVLGFVGGGGKPIPLTEEEVREVMDRIGIEEAKAQLTFSVGDTVKVIGGPFDQMIGKVEEIFEDKEKAIVRLSIFGRDIPVEIDFVHLEKI; encoded by the coding sequence ATGAGTAAGGAAAAGGTTGTGGAGAAAGAAAAGAAAGAGAAAAGGTGGTATATTGTTCACACCTACTCTGGTATGGAAGAGAGGGTTAAGAAAAACCTCGAGCAGAGGATAGAGACCTATTCTATGCAGAACAAGATTTTCAGAGTAGAAGTTCCTGTGGACTGGAAGGTAAAACTCAAAGATGGAAAGAGACAGATTGTTCCAGAAAAGGTATATCCAGGTTACATACTTGTGGAAATGATAATGGATGATGAGTCATGGTATATAGTTAGAAACACTCCAGGTGTTCTTGGTTTTGTTGGTGGTGGAGGAAAACCCATTCCACTCACTGAAGAGGAAGTAAGAGAGGTAATGGATAGAATTGGAATAGAGGAGGCAAAGGCACAACTTACCTTCTCTGTAGGAGATACTGTTAAGGTTATAGGTGGACCTTTTGATCAGATGATAGGCAAGGTGGAAGAGATATTTGAGGATAAGGAAAAAGCCATAGTGAGATTGTCAATCTTTGGCAGAGATATACCTGTTGAGATTGACTTTGTACACTTAGAGAAGATATAA
- the rplK gene encoding 50S ribosomal protein L11, whose amino-acid sequence MAKKVEAIIKLQIPAGKATPAPPIGPALGQKGVNIMQFCNEFNKKTKDQDGILIPVVITVYTDKSFTFEIKTPPVSALIKKALKIEKGSGEPNKVKVGRLSKKQVEEIAKKKMKDLNAGSLEAAMRIVEGTARSMGVEVER is encoded by the coding sequence ATGGCTAAAAAAGTTGAGGCAATAATAAAATTACAGATTCCTGCTGGAAAGGCAACTCCTGCGCCTCCAATAGGTCCTGCCCTTGGACAGAAGGGTGTAAACATCATGCAGTTCTGTAATGAATTTAACAAAAAGACAAAGGACCAGGATGGAATTCTTATTCCAGTTGTTATAACTGTATATACAGATAAGTCATTCACTTTTGAAATAAAGACTCCACCAGTTTCTGCACTTATAAAGAAGGCATTGAAGATTGAAAAGGGATCAGGTGAACCGAACAAGGTTAAGGTTGGAAGACTATCAAAGAAACAAGTTGAAGAAATTGCAAAGAAGAAGATGAAGGATCTCAATGCTGGGTCACTTGAGGCAGCTATGAGAATAGTTGAAGGAACTGCGAGAAGCATGGGTGTTGAGGTTGAAAGGTAG
- a CDS encoding 50S ribosomal protein L1 translates to MRKMGKRYEALLEKIEKGKKYTLDEAIKLVKELKSAKFDESVEVHIQLGVDPKKSDQNVRGSVLLPHGVGKTKRVLAFAKGEKAKEAKEAGADYIGDQETIKKIQNGWLDFDAVVATPDMMPMVSKLGRILGPRGLMPNAKAGTVSMDIGRVVQEIKKGKIEFKMDKLGNIHVSIGKVSFPEEKLKENLVALLEALLKAKPATVRGQFIKSIYLSPTMGPSVKLDVQKVLNEIKKVA, encoded by the coding sequence GTGAGAAAGATGGGAAAAAGATACGAGGCGCTTTTAGAGAAGATTGAGAAAGGGAAAAAGTATACCCTTGATGAAGCGATAAAACTTGTAAAAGAACTTAAATCTGCCAAATTTGACGAGAGTGTGGAGGTTCACATTCAGTTAGGAGTGGATCCCAAGAAATCTGATCAGAATGTCAGAGGTTCTGTTCTTCTTCCACATGGAGTTGGTAAGACAAAGAGAGTTCTCGCCTTTGCTAAAGGTGAGAAGGCTAAGGAGGCAAAAGAAGCTGGTGCAGATTATATTGGTGATCAGGAGACCATAAAGAAGATTCAGAATGGATGGCTTGACTTTGATGCTGTTGTAGCCACTCCAGATATGATGCCCATGGTTTCAAAGTTAGGAAGGATCCTTGGACCAAGAGGACTTATGCCAAATGCCAAAGCTGGAACAGTATCTATGGACATTGGAAGAGTTGTTCAGGAGATTAAAAAAGGAAAAATTGAATTTAAGATGGATAAACTTGGAAACATTCATGTTTCCATAGGTAAAGTGAGTTTCCCTGAAGAGAAACTCAAAGAGAATCTTGTTGCACTGCTTGAAGCTTTACTTAAAGCGAAGCCAGCTACAGTGAGGGGCCAGTTTATAAAGTCCATCTACCTTTCTCCAACAATGGGTCCCTCAGTAAAACTTGATGTTCAAAAGGTTTTAAACGAAATTAAAAAAGTTGCCTGA
- a CDS encoding 50S ribosomal protein L10, translating to MITRERKRELLKELQEKAEKAKLMLFTTFSGITVPEISNLRRSIKENGGELKVYRNTLLKMGLTEKGFEVDDEIFTGPTAVVFGYEDPFPVMKVVNDFQKSHRRNFDIKGGLLGTLKLTKSDIKELSSLSSMQELYGKLVWGMKAPLARLVFALKYPAMKLIFVLNQIKDKKA from the coding sequence ATGATAACAAGGGAAAGAAAGAGAGAACTTCTAAAGGAACTTCAAGAGAAGGCAGAAAAAGCAAAGCTTATGCTCTTTACAACCTTCAGTGGAATCACTGTGCCAGAGATCTCTAACTTAAGGCGTAGCATTAAAGAAAATGGAGGAGAACTCAAAGTTTATAGAAACACTCTTTTAAAGATGGGACTTACGGAAAAAGGATTTGAAGTGGATGATGAGATTTTTACCGGTCCTACAGCAGTTGTCTTTGGATATGAAGACCCATTCCCTGTTATGAAAGTGGTAAATGATTTTCAGAAATCGCACAGGAGAAACTTTGATATAAAGGGTGGACTCCTTGGAACACTTAAATTGACCAAGAGTGATATAAAGGAACTTTCATCACTATCTTCTATGCAGGAACTTTATGGAAAACTTGTCTGGGGAATGAAAGCTCCTCTTGCAAGGCTTGTTTTTGCCCTTAAGTATCCTGCCATGAAATTGATCTTTGTCTTAAATCAGATAAAAGATAAAAAAGCATAA
- the rplL gene encoding 50S ribosomal protein L7/L12, translating into MTKEEILEAIEKMSVTDLVELVKALEEKFGVSGMPMAMPVAGGGGQQAAQEEEKTTFDVVLTSVGQAKIQVIKVLREILGVSLKEANELCKDVPKTVKKGVSQEEAEEIKNKLSAVGATVEIK; encoded by the coding sequence ATGACTAAAGAAGAAATTTTAGAAGCAATTGAAAAGATGAGCGTAACTGATCTTGTGGAGTTGGTAAAAGCTCTTGAGGAGAAATTTGGTGTATCTGGAATGCCAATGGCAATGCCAGTTGCTGGTGGTGGTGGTCAGCAGGCAGCACAGGAGGAAGAAAAAACCACCTTTGACGTTGTTTTAACCAGTGTTGGTCAGGCAAAGATTCAGGTCATTAAAGTTCTCCGTGAGATCCTTGGTGTCTCCCTCAAGGAGGCAAATGAACTGTGCAAAGATGTTCCTAAAACTGTAAAGAAGGGAGTAAGCCAGGAAGAGGCAGAGGAAATTAAGAATAAACTCTCCGCTGTAGGTGCTACAGTGGAGATTAAATAG
- a CDS encoding DNA-directed RNA polymerase subunit beta, with protein MEIKEVKNFNKFLFQPEIPDLLEFQKESFFRFINEKIPKLLEEISPVETPKAELEFFDPKVIPPELSVEECKERKLTYSGNLKAKVRIINKKSGEIKEQEVFLGEIPYITPHGSFIFNGAERVVVSQLIRAPGVYFTTPSSAHSGRVLFEARLIPERGTWFIFEIETSGTIVVRLNKGSRKLYFPTVLRVFKELTDDEILEMFKEKRKIKVGVLDADRFIPATFAENIFDPETGEIIYKEGEEITQKKLDYIASLGIHYVEIYKEMVDPIIIKTVEKDPNKTQKDAIIEIYRKLRPGERITFESAKNLINLMFFDKKRNFLSDVGRHKINQKFGLNLKDNIVTFDDLVAIIKHAVKIKNKEAELDNIDHLGNRHVRGVGELLEVNMRFGLLRMVKVAKGRISTYSEDRYTAQHLVNSKPITAALQSFFGTGQLSQFMEQTNPLSSLTHKRRLSSMGPGGLTRETAGLEVRDIHSSHYGRICPIETPEGQNIGLINSLTVFSKINEYGFITTPYRRVKNGKITEEIVYLEAGEEEKYYIAQANTPVNKKGELLKDDKGNLLNDGIALGRHQGSIVEIPLEKIDFIEVSPLQVFSVSASLIPFLEHDDANRALMGCNMQRQAVPLLFPEVPLVGTGMEKVVSRHDPSVVISEIDGKVEEVSSDRIVVRGSKERKIYKLKKFERSNQDTCINSRPIVKKGEKVKKGQIIADGQAIKDGILSLGRNLLVAYLPWRGYNYQDAILISERLVKDDVYTSIHIKEYVTTVRDTRAGPEILTRDIPNVDEVDLRNLDEDGIIRIGAEVKAGDILVGKLAPKTEVDTSPESKIWRAMFGEKGRDVIDVSLRLPPGEFGTVIMTRVYSRDKGDELPIGINKLVKVLVAQKRKIMVGDKMAGRHGNKGVVAAILPEEDMPFRSDGTPIDIVLSPLSVPSRMNIGQVLEAMLGLVAYKMGFRAEVPIFSSLSEKDIEKMLKRAGFNVNSKEILYDGYTGEPFLAPALVGYTYFMKLNHLVLDKVHARSTGTYSLVTQQPLGGKSQFGGQRLGEMEVWALEGYGAAHLIQEMLTVKSDDIEGRRKAYEAIVKGRDIEEVGIPESFKVLIRELKGLGISVKTIPPIEKKEEKKEIKFFLPTRRKKTKKKEVNQ; from the coding sequence ATGGAGATAAAAGAAGTTAAAAACTTCAATAAATTTTTATTTCAGCCTGAGATTCCCGATTTACTTGAATTCCAGAAGGAATCTTTTTTTAGATTTATAAACGAGAAAATACCGAAACTCCTTGAAGAAATCTCACCAGTTGAGACCCCAAAGGCGGAACTTGAATTTTTTGATCCAAAAGTTATTCCACCAGAGCTTTCAGTTGAGGAGTGTAAAGAGAGAAAACTCACATACTCAGGGAATCTCAAGGCAAAGGTGAGAATTATAAATAAAAAGAGTGGAGAGATAAAAGAGCAGGAGGTTTTCTTAGGAGAGATTCCATATATTACACCTCATGGTTCTTTTATATTTAATGGAGCAGAGAGAGTGGTTGTTTCTCAGCTTATAAGGGCACCAGGAGTATATTTTACCACTCCATCATCTGCTCATTCTGGAAGAGTCCTCTTTGAAGCAAGGTTAATTCCAGAAAGGGGAACTTGGTTTATCTTTGAGATTGAAACAAGTGGAACAATCGTTGTAAGGCTAAATAAAGGTTCAAGGAAACTCTACTTCCCCACTGTTTTAAGAGTCTTTAAAGAACTTACAGATGATGAAATCCTCGAGATGTTTAAAGAGAAGAGAAAAATAAAAGTAGGTGTGCTTGATGCAGATAGATTTATTCCAGCCACCTTTGCTGAAAATATATTTGATCCAGAGACAGGAGAGATTATCTACAAAGAGGGAGAGGAGATTACTCAGAAAAAACTTGATTACATAGCTTCCCTTGGTATTCACTATGTTGAAATATACAAGGAGATGGTGGATCCAATCATAATTAAGACCGTTGAAAAGGATCCAAACAAGACCCAGAAGGATGCAATAATTGAAATCTACAGGAAGTTGAGACCTGGTGAGAGGATAACCTTTGAGTCAGCCAAGAATCTTATAAATCTCATGTTCTTTGATAAAAAGAGGAACTTCCTTTCAGATGTTGGAAGACACAAAATAAATCAGAAGTTTGGCCTCAATCTCAAGGATAACATAGTAACCTTTGATGATCTTGTGGCGATAATAAAACATGCTGTGAAGATAAAAAATAAAGAGGCAGAACTTGATAACATAGATCATCTTGGAAACAGACATGTGAGAGGAGTAGGAGAACTCCTCGAAGTAAATATGAGGTTTGGTTTGTTGAGAATGGTTAAAGTTGCCAAAGGTAGAATCAGTACATATTCAGAGGATAGATACACAGCACAGCATCTTGTAAATTCAAAACCAATAACGGCAGCTCTCCAGAGTTTCTTCGGAACAGGACAACTTTCCCAATTTATGGAGCAGACAAATCCTCTCTCTTCTCTTACTCACAAGAGAAGACTCTCCTCTATGGGACCAGGCGGTTTGACCAGAGAGACTGCAGGACTTGAAGTGAGAGATATTCACTCATCACACTACGGTAGAATCTGTCCTATAGAGACTCCTGAAGGGCAGAATATTGGACTCATAAACTCCCTTACAGTATTTTCTAAGATAAATGAGTATGGATTCATAACGACTCCATACAGAAGGGTGAAGAATGGGAAGATAACTGAAGAGATTGTGTATCTTGAAGCTGGTGAGGAAGAAAAGTACTACATAGCACAGGCAAACACACCTGTTAATAAGAAAGGTGAACTTCTTAAAGATGACAAAGGCAATCTCTTAAATGATGGGATAGCTCTTGGTAGACATCAGGGAAGTATCGTTGAGATACCTCTTGAAAAGATTGATTTCATTGAAGTTTCACCACTTCAGGTGTTTTCTGTTTCAGCATCTCTCATTCCATTCCTTGAGCATGACGATGCAAACAGAGCTTTGATGGGATGTAATATGCAGAGACAGGCAGTTCCTCTACTCTTTCCAGAGGTTCCACTTGTGGGAACTGGAATGGAAAAGGTTGTTTCAAGACACGACCCAAGTGTTGTAATATCTGAGATAGATGGTAAAGTGGAGGAGGTTTCATCTGATAGGATTGTTGTTCGTGGTAGCAAAGAGAGAAAGATATACAAACTCAAGAAATTTGAAAGGTCAAATCAGGACACATGTATAAACTCAAGACCCATAGTTAAAAAGGGAGAGAAGGTAAAGAAGGGCCAGATCATTGCAGATGGACAGGCAATAAAGGATGGAATACTGTCTCTTGGAAGAAATCTCCTTGTTGCATATCTTCCATGGAGAGGGTACAACTATCAAGATGCAATTCTTATAAGTGAAAGATTGGTAAAGGATGATGTGTATACATCTATTCATATAAAGGAGTATGTGACCACTGTAAGAGATACCCGTGCAGGTCCTGAGATATTAACCCGTGATATTCCTAATGTTGATGAAGTTGATTTAAGAAATCTTGATGAAGATGGAATAATAAGGATAGGCGCAGAGGTAAAAGCTGGAGATATACTCGTTGGAAAACTTGCTCCAAAGACAGAGGTTGATACCTCTCCTGAATCAAAGATCTGGAGAGCAATGTTTGGTGAGAAGGGGAGAGATGTTATAGATGTCTCCCTGAGACTCCCACCCGGTGAATTTGGAACTGTGATAATGACAAGAGTCTACTCAAGAGACAAAGGTGATGAACTTCCCATTGGAATAAATAAACTTGTTAAGGTTCTTGTGGCACAGAAGAGAAAGATAATGGTTGGAGACAAGATGGCTGGTAGACACGGAAATAAAGGAGTTGTTGCAGCAATACTACCTGAAGAGGATATGCCTTTTAGAAGCGATGGAACACCAATAGACATAGTTCTCTCTCCACTCTCTGTTCCATCAAGAATGAATATAGGACAGGTTCTTGAAGCCATGCTTGGACTTGTTGCATACAAAATGGGATTCAGAGCAGAGGTTCCAATTTTCTCTTCTTTGAGCGAGAAAGATATAGAAAAGATGCTCAAGAGAGCTGGTTTTAATGTAAACAGCAAAGAGATCCTGTACGATGGATACACAGGTGAACCATTCCTTGCCCCTGCCCTTGTTGGATACACATACTTCATGAAACTGAACCACCTTGTCCTTGATAAAGTTCACGCAAGATCTACTGGGACCTACTCCCTTGTTACCCAGCAACCTCTTGGAGGAAAATCCCAATTTGGAGGCCAGAGACTCGGTGAGATGGAGGTCTGGGCTCTTGAGGGTTATGGAGCAGCACATCTGATTCAGGAAATGCTTACAGTGAAATCCGATGATATAGAGGGAAGAAGGAAGGCATACGAAGCTATAGTGAAGGGAAGAGATATAGAAGAGGTTGGAATACCTGAGTCCTTTAAGGTTCTAATTAGAGAACTCAAGGGACTTGGTATTTCAGTAAAAACAATTCCTCCTATAGAGAAAAAAGAGGAGAAAAAGGAGATAAAATTCTTTCTTCCAACAAGAAGAAAAAAAACTAAGAAAAAAGAGGTGAATCAATGA